The nucleotide window GTGGAAAGAGTGTGTGATTTACCTGAACCTGTAGAACCTACAACAGCAATATGTTTATTGAAAAACTTATTTCCGTTTACTGGTATTCGTACATTGTGGTTTGAAGAAAGTGAAGCAAATGTAAATTGTTCATTTTCCTTAACTGATTCTGTATATATTTTTTTAATTTCTTCCTCTGTTGCTGGTTCAACTTTTTTGGGTGGAATAGTTAAGTCATCTCCTCCACGAGTAAAAACTCCATTTTTTATAATTCCTAATGGGCTAGCTTCAATTAAATGTGTACGAGTTGCTACTCCATCTTTTTCTGTTACATCAATTGAGAAATTCTCAATAATAGCCATTAATACAGCATTGTCATTACCATAAATTTTTAAATAAGAACCAACACGTAACGATTCATCTGCAATTCTAAAGTCTTCTAGTTTGTCAACTTTAATTTTCACCTTATTAGGAAAGACAGCAATTACTTCTGCATTTATTTTTTCAACTTCCATTAGATTATTTTTTTAATATCGTTTAATTCTTCAATTTGAATATTTACAACATTTACACTTGTTATTGCTGTTGTGAAAAATGGTTTTTTATAGAAAAACTGATAAACTTCTTTTGTTTTTGAAATTTCGCTTAACAGTAGTTCGATAAAATTCAATTCATTAATTATTTTGAATTTTATTTGATTATGAAATGTAGCTTTCTCTTTAATTAAACTTATATTAAAGGTTGAGCCACTAAAAGCATACCCATCATTAATTTTGTAACCTTCTGTGTAAAGTTCTGTCTTTAGTGTTATTAAATCCGATTTTTTTAACCCATTTATATAAATATATGGACAAAATGTATCTGGATTTTTTGCAGATTTAATATCTGTCCATTTTTTTGAAATCAAATGTATTACACTTTTTAAATCGCTTTTTGAGTAATTAGGATTAACCTCAAATAGAAAAAATCTTTCAAAAGGTGAAATGTTATAAATAGTGAAGAATTCTTTTCTTAAATCGGCTAATAATTTTTTCCTTCCTTTATATTCAATAAACCATTTATGAAATAGTATTTTTTTCGAATTGATATCTTCTAAAAATTTCTTTTTGCTTATTGTTCTATCTGTTTTTTTCTCTTTAATTGCTAAAAAACTTATTAGTTTTAATGCGTTATTATAAAAATAGTTTTCAGCTTCGAAGTCGTCAGAACTAAATTCAGTTTGGTTTTTTAAAAGATTATGAATCTGTAAAAGTTGGTCTTCATAGGATTGT belongs to Winogradskyella sp. J14-2 and includes:
- a CDS encoding DUF4297 family anti-phage-associated protein yields the protein MTDRTATDTIKGYFYQFDLSILKLLELKDENHKITVEGIEDIDIDNATIETAVQCKYHSKTEYNHSVIAKPIRLMLNHFREVLNGKEKRINYNYYGHFKTGQSKLTLPLTLDFLKDKLLTYKKDKKIHKHYDELKLSDKELLDFINQLEINVNAQSYEDQLLQIHNLLKNQTEFSSDDFEAENYFYNNALKLISFLAIKEKKTDRTISKKKFLEDINSKKILFHKWFIEYKGRKKLLADLRKEFFTIYNISPFERFFLFEVNPNYSKSDLKSVIHLISKKWTDIKSAKNPDTFCPYIYINGLKKSDLITLKTELYTEGYKINDGYAFSGSTFNISLIKEKATFHNQIKFKIINELNFIELLLSEISKTKEVYQFFYKKPFFTTAITSVNVVNIQIEELNDIKKII